In a single window of the Acidobacteriota bacterium genome:
- the gntD gene encoding guanitoxin biosynthesis L-enduracididine beta-hydroxylase GntD, whose translation MMSKLKLQPEEIQQIQELLAELTGKYESAESPEFQAMAAVYAQELPWRVRESAYDFKLNEPDSGAWVVSNYPVDEERLGPTPPHWKHDERTLGETEEEMFLVMLGALLGECIGWSTQQDGRIVHDILPIAGKENEQLGSGSEELLWWHVEDAFHPYRGDYIGLACLRNPDKVPTTFLCLADLGLDFTEMPLLFEPHYTIRPDESHLLKNKGEDRQVDGVLAQSYDQINTMNTAPDKIAVLFGDPKNPYVRIDPYFMDPIEDNPEAQEALETLISAIDEKIKDMPLNQGEFCFIDNFRGVHGRKPFKARYDGTDRWMKRVNVVRDLRKSRPIRASASSRVMR comes from the coding sequence ATGATGTCTAAATTGAAATTGCAGCCGGAAGAGATTCAGCAGATCCAGGAACTTTTGGCGGAACTGACGGGCAAGTACGAGAGTGCCGAGTCCCCGGAGTTCCAGGCCATGGCCGCGGTGTACGCCCAGGAATTGCCCTGGCGGGTGCGGGAATCCGCCTATGACTTCAAGCTCAACGAACCCGACTCGGGAGCTTGGGTCGTCTCCAACTATCCGGTGGATGAGGAGCGGCTCGGCCCGACCCCGCCCCATTGGAAGCACGACGAGCGCACCCTCGGCGAGACCGAGGAGGAAATGTTTTTAGTCATGCTGGGCGCTTTGCTCGGTGAGTGCATCGGCTGGTCGACCCAGCAAGATGGGCGCATCGTGCACGACATCCTGCCCATCGCGGGCAAGGAGAACGAGCAGTTGGGCAGCGGCAGTGAGGAGCTGCTGTGGTGGCACGTGGAGGACGCCTTTCACCCCTACCGCGGCGATTACATCGGCTTGGCCTGCCTGCGCAATCCGGACAAGGTGCCGACCACCTTCCTGTGCCTGGCGGACCTGGGTCTCGACTTCACCGAGATGCCGCTGCTCTTCGAGCCGCACTACACCATCCGCCCGGACGAGTCGCATCTGTTGAAGAACAAGGGCGAGGATCGTCAGGTGGACGGCGTCCTGGCCCAGTCCTACGACCAAATCAACACCATGAACACGGCGCCGGACAAGATCGCCGTACTCTTCGGTGACCCGAAGAATCCCTACGTGCGCATCGATCCATACTTCATGGACCCCATCGAGGACAACCCGGAAGCCCAGGAAGCCCTCGAAACCCTGATCTCCGCCATCGACGAGAAGATCAAGGACATGCCCCTCAACCAGGGTGAGTTCTGCTTCATCGACAACTTCCGCGGGGTTCACGGGCGCAAGCCCTTCAAAGCGCGTTACGATGGCACCGATCGCTGGATGAAGCGGGTGAACGTTGTGCGCGACTTGCGCAAGTCTCGACCGATCCGGGCCAGTGCTTCATCTCGAGTGATGCGGTAA
- a CDS encoding sulfotransferase produces the protein MPSGSQGATRPIIILGVDRSGTSLVASMVAAWGAYEGADDGMSQGDDANPEGYWEYGALKPLNNELLEGEKVSHWHPTFRMLVKERASDPVMSEKAKRLITGMESANSPWFWKEPDVCVTLPFWKQLWKDPLYVITVRNPHDTAVSWKKFILPDEMQDQYPLMTANLLRWQFYLLSILAEVDAAKEKIFIQYETLLKSPREEAEKLDRFLSAGCEIEAGDEERVSAMAGRIRSSLWRNKSPVPLSRVPQASKEQKAFYELLKKKVTRPSEPFVAARYPMYAGYWEYLELVDLIL, from the coding sequence ATGCCGAGTGGCTCGCAGGGCGCGACGCGCCCCATCATTATTCTGGGAGTGGATCGCAGTGGTACCTCGCTGGTGGCCAGTATGGTAGCGGCTTGGGGGGCTTATGAGGGGGCGGATGATGGCATGAGCCAGGGAGATGATGCCAACCCTGAAGGATATTGGGAATATGGCGCGCTGAAGCCTCTCAACAATGAGCTACTGGAAGGCGAGAAGGTCAGCCATTGGCATCCGACCTTCCGCATGTTGGTCAAGGAGCGAGCTTCGGACCCAGTCATGAGCGAGAAGGCCAAGCGCCTGATCACCGGGATGGAGTCGGCAAATAGTCCGTGGTTCTGGAAGGAGCCGGATGTTTGTGTGACTCTGCCTTTTTGGAAGCAGCTGTGGAAGGACCCCCTCTACGTCATCACCGTGCGGAATCCTCATGACACGGCTGTGTCCTGGAAGAAATTCATCCTTCCGGACGAGATGCAGGACCAGTATCCACTGATGACCGCCAATCTGCTGCGTTGGCAGTTCTACCTGCTGTCGATCCTCGCTGAAGTGGACGCGGCGAAGGAGAAGATCTTCATCCAGTACGAGACGCTGCTCAAGTCACCTCGAGAGGAGGCCGAGAAGCTCGACCGCTTTCTCTCTGCGGGGTGTGAGATCGAGGCGGGAGACGAAGAGCGCGTCAGCGCCATGGCCGGCCGGATCAGGTCGAGTCTGTGGCGCAACAAGAGCCCGGTTCCTTTGAGCAGGGTGCCCCAAGCGTCGAAGGAACAGAAGGCCTTCTACGAGCTTCTGAAGAAGAAGGTCACCCGGCCTTCGGAGCCATTCGTCGCGGCTCGCTATCCGATGTACGCGGGCTACTGGGAATATCTGGAGCTTGTAGACTTGATCCTCTGA